One window of the Triticum dicoccoides isolate Atlit2015 ecotype Zavitan chromosome 3B, WEW_v2.0, whole genome shotgun sequence genome contains the following:
- the LOC119280313 gene encoding uncharacterized protein LOC119280313 has protein sequence MAVEVISSRVTADSAAPCSRLLPLNPSVPLRSPWRDGGGGSKTVLAHVERATSLVERDGSVGAGPSRGLCEQCDRTGPPNPKDPQFWANVIDRGPAEHPFPSFHPLPRSIPPLLTNGGASSSALSLTLTQGDGAVARGSPFTDGAISSESELEEHIYVGEAARPARRRSVLTWFLTKRHEEEKIMVKEKGNEKGKGAGKDNAKGCCRGMRMKRMMLRTSSYPLWWRRSTIDIHHVDVDLAILEMNVKVIFLM, from the exons ATGGCGGTGGAGGTGATTTCCTCCCGCGTGACGGCGGACTCTGCCGCTCCTTGTTCCCGGTTGCTTCCTCTCAATCCATCGGTCCCGCTTCGATCCCCATGGAGAGATGGCGGAGGTGGCTCCAAGACCGTGTTGGCGCATGTTGAACGGGCGACGAGTTTGGTGGAGCGTGATGGATCGGTCGGGGCAGGCCCGTCCAGGGGGCTGTGCGAGCAGTGCGACCGCACCGGGCCCCCAAATCCCAAGGACCCTCAATTTTGGGCCAACGTT ATCGATCGAGGCCCTGCCGAGCACCCCTTCCCCTCGTTCCATCCCCTCCCTCGCTCGATTCCCCCCCTCCTCACAAATGGAGGCGCCTCCTCCTCTGCTCTATCCCTAACCCTAACCCAAGGCGATGGTGCCGTTGCCCGCGGCTCTCCCTTCACCGACGGCGCCATCTCTTCCGAGTCCGAGCTGGAGGAGCACATCTACGTCGGGGAGGCAGCAAGGCCAGCACGCCGTCGGTCCGTCCTTACCTGGTTCCTCACCAAGCGCCACGAAGAGGAAAAG ataatggtgaaggagaaggggAATGAGAAGGGAAAGGGTGCTGGTAAGGATAATGCGAAAGGGTGCTG CCGAGGGATGAGAATGAAGAGGATGATGTTGAGAACATCAAGTTACCCACTGTGGTGGAGGAGATCAACGATTG ACATTCATCATGTGGATGTTGATCTTGCTATTTTGGAGATGAATGTCAAAGTGATCTTTCTCATGTGA